A region of Oryzias latipes chromosome 18, ASM223467v1 DNA encodes the following proteins:
- the LOC101169508 gene encoding uncharacterized protein LOC101169508 isoform X2, producing the protein MMISKLFVFFLTCLFVGGNGLDMYPKILSSVQQKGDFLSAYVGETVTLECSYEVKTVKRIFWSKQRLRRKPELLSSFYVHSTEVTFFDEFKNKSRFRLDTENQNHHLKILNLQFSDSATYNCISSDSYSLTFLESFSVLVKDPSSYVLTSVSQSSSENIHAGDSVTLNCTVHTGSCDEEHRVYWFKDSEDSHPGLIYTHGGRNDQCERKNNTQTHSCVYELHMKNLTESHAGIYYCAVVSCGHILFGNGTKVDLTAPLNSVILNTLVGLLTVMSVLVAFLLFLLWKIHKSNNCTSTEERSPAAPLRSSEAENRDAESLHYAAVNVKKSNRSRRQKNDINTVCLYASVRQQN; encoded by the exons ATGATGATTTCTaagctctttgttttctttctgacaTGCTTGTTTGTAGGAGGAAATG GTCTAGACATGTATCCAAAAATATTATCTTCTGTACAGCAGAAAGGAGATTTTCTATCTGCCTACGTTGGTGAAACTGTTACTTTAGAATGTTCTTATGAAGTTAAAACTGTAAAACGGATTTTCTGGTCCAAGCAAAGATTACGACGCAAACCTGAACTTCTGTCAAGTTTCTATGTGCACAGCacagaagtgacattttttgatGAGTTCAAGAACAAATCACGCTTTAGACTGGATACAGAAAACCAAAATCATCACCTGAAGATTTTGAATTTACAATTTTCAGACTCGGCTACCTATAACTGCATAAGTTCTGATTCTTACTCACTTACATTTTTGGAGAGCTTTAGTGTCCTTGTGAAGGACCCTTCTTCTTACGTTCTGACTTCAGTGAGTCAGTCATCCTCTGAGAACATCCATGCAGGAGACTCTGTGACTCTGAACTGTACAGTACACACTGGgagctgtgatgaagaacacagagTTTACTGGTTCAAAGACTCTGAAGACTCTCATCCAGGACTCATTTACACTCATGGAGGCAGGAATGATCAGTGTGAGAGAAagaacaacacacaaacacacagctgtgtCTATGAGCTGCACATGAAGAACCTGACAGAGTCTCATGCTGGGATCTACTACTGTGCTGTTGTCTCATGTGGACACATACTGTTTGGAAATGGGACCAAGGTGGACCTCACAG CTCCTCTGAACTCTGTGATTCTGAACACTTTGGTTGGATTATTGACGGTCATGAGCGTCCTCgttgcttttctgctttttctgctgTGGAAAATCCACAAAAGCAACAACTGCACCTCCACAG AGGAAAGATCACCTGCTGCCCCCTTAAGAAGCTCAGAG GCTGAGAACAGAGACGCAGAAAGCCTCCATTATGCTGCTGTTAATGTTAAGAAGTCCAACAGATCAAGAAGACAGAAGAACGACATAAACACAGTCTGTCTTTATGCCAGTGTGAGACAGCAGAACTGA
- the LOC101169508 gene encoding uncharacterized protein LOC101169508 isoform X1 produces the protein MMISKLFVFFLTCLFVGGNGLDMYPKILSSVQQKGDFLSAYVGETVTLECSYEVKTVKRIFWSKQRLRRKPELLSSFYVHSTEVTFFDEFKNKSRFRLDTENQNHHLKILNLQFSDSATYNCISSDSYSLTFLESFSVLVKDPSSYVLTSVSQSSSENIHAGDSVTLNCTVHTGSCDEEHRVYWFKDSEDSHPGLIYTHGGRNDQCERKNNTQTHSCVYELHMKNLTESHAGIYYCAVVSCGHILFGNGTKVDLTDSAAPLNSVILNTLVGLLTVMSVLVAFLLFLLWKIHKSNNCTSTEERSPAAPLRSSEAENRDAESLHYAAVNVKKSNRSRRQKNDINTVCLYASVRQQN, from the exons ATGATGATTTCTaagctctttgttttctttctgacaTGCTTGTTTGTAGGAGGAAATG GTCTAGACATGTATCCAAAAATATTATCTTCTGTACAGCAGAAAGGAGATTTTCTATCTGCCTACGTTGGTGAAACTGTTACTTTAGAATGTTCTTATGAAGTTAAAACTGTAAAACGGATTTTCTGGTCCAAGCAAAGATTACGACGCAAACCTGAACTTCTGTCAAGTTTCTATGTGCACAGCacagaagtgacattttttgatGAGTTCAAGAACAAATCACGCTTTAGACTGGATACAGAAAACCAAAATCATCACCTGAAGATTTTGAATTTACAATTTTCAGACTCGGCTACCTATAACTGCATAAGTTCTGATTCTTACTCACTTACATTTTTGGAGAGCTTTAGTGTCCTTGTGAAGGACCCTTCTTCTTACGTTCTGACTTCAGTGAGTCAGTCATCCTCTGAGAACATCCATGCAGGAGACTCTGTGACTCTGAACTGTACAGTACACACTGGgagctgtgatgaagaacacagagTTTACTGGTTCAAAGACTCTGAAGACTCTCATCCAGGACTCATTTACACTCATGGAGGCAGGAATGATCAGTGTGAGAGAAagaacaacacacaaacacacagctgtgtCTATGAGCTGCACATGAAGAACCTGACAGAGTCTCATGCTGGGATCTACTACTGTGCTGTTGTCTCATGTGGACACATACTGTTTGGAAATGGGACCAAGGTGGACCTCACAG ACTCTGCAGCTCCTCTGAACTCTGTGATTCTGAACACTTTGGTTGGATTATTGACGGTCATGAGCGTCCTCgttgcttttctgctttttctgctgTGGAAAATCCACAAAAGCAACAACTGCACCTCCACAG AGGAAAGATCACCTGCTGCCCCCTTAAGAAGCTCAGAG GCTGAGAACAGAGACGCAGAAAGCCTCCATTATGCTGCTGTTAATGTTAAGAAGTCCAACAGATCAAGAAGACAGAAGAACGACATAAACACAGTCTGTCTTTATGCCAGTGTGAGACAGCAGAACTGA